Proteins encoded by one window of Catenulispora sp. GP43:
- the galE gene encoding UDP-glucose 4-epimerase GalE — MTTSVLITGGAGFIGSHTCAALLSHGYDVLVVDDFSNSTPQVFRRVQELTGRRVGAVYASDICDRRALSAIFDQHRVDAVVHLAARKAVGESTRMPVEYYDTNVGGTTNLLRTMHEHGVHRLVYSSSCSIYGDAGAGAGPLDEATPARPTNPYAASKWVCEQILADVCRRCPEFTVVGLRYFNPVGAHPSGLLGEDARGVPANLMPYLAQVAVGRLARIDVFGDDYATADGTAVRDYIHVMDTAQAHRIALDRIDDGPGMRVYNLGVGRGRSVLEVIEAFGAACGRPIPYRIVARRPGDVPELVADATAVARAWGWHPTRDLAAMCRDAWRFQRLNPNGYVRRQPAKDSRTGVRI; from the coding sequence ATGACGACATCTGTCCTCATCACCGGAGGCGCGGGGTTCATCGGCAGCCACACGTGTGCCGCACTGCTCAGCCACGGCTACGACGTGCTCGTCGTCGACGACTTCTCCAACAGCACGCCGCAGGTCTTCCGGCGCGTCCAGGAACTCACCGGCCGTCGCGTCGGCGCCGTGTACGCCTCGGACATCTGCGACCGGCGGGCCCTGTCAGCCATCTTCGATCAGCACCGGGTGGACGCCGTCGTGCACCTCGCCGCCCGCAAGGCCGTCGGCGAGTCGACCCGGATGCCGGTGGAGTACTACGACACCAACGTCGGCGGCACGACGAACCTGCTGCGGACCATGCACGAGCACGGGGTGCACCGGCTGGTCTACTCCTCGTCCTGCTCGATCTACGGCGACGCCGGAGCCGGAGCCGGGCCGCTGGACGAGGCCACCCCGGCCCGGCCCACCAATCCGTACGCGGCGTCCAAGTGGGTCTGCGAGCAGATCCTGGCCGACGTGTGCCGCCGGTGCCCGGAGTTCACGGTGGTCGGCCTGCGGTACTTCAACCCGGTCGGCGCCCACCCCAGCGGACTGCTGGGGGAGGACGCCCGCGGAGTCCCCGCGAACCTGATGCCGTACCTGGCCCAGGTGGCCGTCGGCCGGCTCGCGCGCATCGACGTGTTCGGCGACGACTACGCCACCGCCGACGGCACCGCCGTACGGGACTACATCCACGTCATGGACACGGCCCAGGCGCACCGGATCGCACTGGACCGGATCGACGACGGACCGGGCATGCGCGTGTACAACCTCGGTGTCGGAAGGGGGCGCTCGGTCCTCGAGGTCATCGAGGCGTTCGGCGCCGCCTGCGGCCGGCCGATCCCCTATCGGATCGTGGCCCGCCGCCCGGGGGATGTGCCCGAACTGGTCGCCGACGCGACCGCCGTGGCGCGGGCCTGGGGCTGGCACCCCACCCGCGACCTGGCCGCCATGTGCCGGGACGCCTGGCGCTTCCAGCGGCTCAACCCCAATGGCTATGTCCGGCGCCAGCCGGCGAAGGACAGCCGGACAGGAGTAAGGATATGA
- a CDS encoding glycosyltransferase family 2 protein translates to MFWQWWLEPGHLVTWGGLLLTSLLLLYLTCQASYFLLAVSRLPKVDPATGIPRVRLAIAVTRAPSEPWSMARHTLEAMLAQDFPYAYDVWLCDEDPSAEIDQWCDWHGIHVSTRRGVPEYNRATWPRRTKCKEGNLAYFYDRWGYRDYDVVVQLDCDHEPGPTYLAEVVRPFADAAIGYVAAPSICDANAADSWAARGRLYREAPFHGPFQLGHVDRLAPVCIGSHYGVRTRALREIGGLGPDLAEDFTTTFLLNSAGWQGAFAIDAEAHGLGPMTFTDMVTQEYQWSRSLVAMMFGMIPRHMHRLPLRMQLRFAIVLIYYPLLALGAMAGIALPAVAAVTGRVWVSVNYAAFLGHMWAMTIWLLALLLLLRSRGLLRPRTAPVLSWELWLFMLARWPYVAWGVLGAIVQETFRRPIYFKVTPKDRTGHETLPKGLVLPFVAIAIGLSTAAIIGELTGPAVGYVFLCILGSCVYTVVSILVATLHVSEAAKAAGTRPRSAFATARTPLMISALPLLPLVASICLYPAYALAVLHG, encoded by the coding sequence GTGTTCTGGCAGTGGTGGCTGGAGCCGGGGCACCTGGTGACCTGGGGTGGGCTGCTACTGACCAGCCTGTTGCTGCTCTACCTCACCTGTCAGGCCAGCTACTTCCTGCTCGCGGTCTCGCGGCTGCCCAAGGTCGATCCCGCGACCGGGATCCCTCGCGTGCGGCTCGCCATCGCCGTGACCCGCGCCCCCTCCGAACCGTGGTCCATGGCGCGCCACACGCTGGAGGCCATGCTCGCCCAGGACTTCCCCTATGCCTACGACGTCTGGCTCTGCGACGAGGACCCGTCCGCCGAGATCGACCAGTGGTGCGATTGGCATGGCATCCACGTGTCCACGCGGCGCGGGGTCCCTGAGTACAACCGCGCCACATGGCCCCGCCGCACCAAGTGCAAGGAAGGCAACCTCGCCTACTTCTACGACCGGTGGGGGTACCGGGACTACGACGTCGTCGTCCAGCTCGACTGTGACCACGAGCCGGGCCCCACCTACCTCGCCGAGGTGGTTCGGCCCTTCGCCGACGCGGCCATCGGCTACGTCGCCGCACCCAGCATCTGCGACGCCAACGCCGCGGACTCCTGGGCCGCCCGGGGCCGGCTGTACCGGGAGGCCCCGTTCCACGGCCCGTTCCAACTCGGGCACGTCGACCGGCTCGCCCCGGTGTGCATCGGATCCCACTACGGCGTCCGCACCCGGGCCCTGCGCGAGATCGGCGGCCTCGGGCCCGACCTGGCCGAGGACTTCACCACCACGTTCCTGCTCAACTCGGCCGGCTGGCAGGGTGCCTTCGCGATCGACGCCGAGGCCCACGGGCTGGGCCCCATGACCTTCACAGACATGGTCACCCAGGAGTACCAGTGGTCGCGCAGCCTGGTGGCCATGATGTTCGGGATGATCCCGCGGCACATGCACCGGCTGCCGCTGCGCATGCAGCTGCGGTTCGCGATCGTCCTGATCTACTACCCGCTGCTGGCGCTCGGCGCGATGGCCGGCATCGCCCTGCCCGCCGTCGCCGCGGTGACCGGCCGGGTCTGGGTGAGCGTCAACTACGCCGCGTTCCTCGGGCACATGTGGGCGATGACGATCTGGTTGCTCGCGTTGCTGCTCCTGCTGCGCAGCAGAGGGCTGTTACGGCCGCGTACCGCGCCGGTCCTGAGCTGGGAGTTGTGGCTGTTCATGCTCGCGCGCTGGCCATACGTCGCCTGGGGCGTGCTCGGGGCGATCGTGCAGGAGACGTTCCGCCGGCCCATCTACTTCAAGGTCACCCCCAAGGACCGCACCGGACACGAGACACTGCCCAAGGGCCTGGTCCTGCCGTTCGTCGCCATCGCCATCGGCCTTTCGACGGCCGCGATCATCGGGGAGCTGACCGGACCGGCCGTGGGATACGTCTTCCTGTGCATCCTCGGCTCGTGTGTGTACACGGTGGTCAGCATCCTGGTCGCCACGCTGCACGTCAGCGAGGCCGCCAAGGCAGCCGGCACCCGTCCGCGCAGCGCGTTCGCCACCGCCCGCACCCCGCTGATGATCTCTGCTTTGCCGCTGCTGCCCCTGGTCGCGTCCATCTGCCTCTACCCGGCGTACGCACTCGCCGTCCTGCACGGGTGA
- a CDS encoding UDP-glucose/GDP-mannose dehydrogenase family protein codes for MKITVIGTGYVGAVHAACMADIGHEVLAVDIDAERIAALASGRAPVREPGLDEILTRALASGRLRLSTSLAEAATAASTHFICVGTPQRPDGKAADLRYVDAVVDGLAPHMSPGSLVVGKSTVPVGTAARLGARLAAVSPGSEVAWNPEFLREGSAVEDTLRPARLVVGVTSAHAEAVLRAVYEPMLRAKVPFFCTDPATAELVKVAANAFLATKISFINAMAEVCDAAGADVAVLSAALGADPRIGPRFLQSGLGFGGSCFPKDIRAFAARAAEIGAAESVRILHEIDRINLRQRQRAVDRARELLGGTFAGRRVAVLGASFKPDSDDVRDSPALAVAAAVQREGAEVRVHDPQALDNARAAFPELTYAPDIPKVCEDADLVLHLTPWQEYRELDPAALAEVVRTPALLDARNSLDPRPWWSAGWSVCVPGRPMLSPPVPESTPASPSTSPSTSPSTSPSTSPSTSPTASVSPDRGGEPCMSS; via the coding sequence ATGAAGATCACAGTCATCGGAACCGGATATGTCGGAGCCGTGCACGCCGCGTGCATGGCCGACATCGGACACGAGGTTCTCGCCGTCGACATCGACGCCGAACGGATCGCCGCCCTGGCCTCGGGCCGGGCGCCCGTCCGCGAACCGGGCCTGGACGAGATCCTCACCCGGGCTCTGGCATCCGGGCGGCTGCGGCTGTCGACCTCCCTCGCGGAGGCCGCCACCGCCGCGAGCACCCACTTCATCTGCGTCGGCACCCCGCAACGCCCGGACGGCAAGGCCGCCGACCTGCGGTACGTCGACGCCGTCGTGGACGGTCTGGCCCCGCACATGAGCCCCGGCAGTCTGGTGGTGGGCAAGTCCACCGTGCCGGTCGGCACCGCGGCCCGCCTCGGTGCCCGGCTCGCCGCGGTGTCCCCCGGCAGCGAGGTCGCCTGGAACCCCGAATTCCTGCGCGAGGGGTCAGCCGTCGAGGACACCCTGCGACCGGCCAGACTCGTCGTGGGAGTGACCTCCGCGCACGCCGAAGCGGTCCTGCGGGCCGTCTACGAGCCCATGCTGCGGGCGAAGGTCCCGTTCTTCTGCACCGACCCGGCCACCGCCGAGCTGGTGAAGGTGGCGGCGAACGCCTTCCTCGCGACCAAGATCTCCTTCATCAACGCCATGGCAGAGGTCTGCGACGCGGCCGGCGCGGACGTCGCGGTCCTGTCCGCGGCGCTCGGCGCCGACCCGCGGATCGGCCCCCGGTTCCTGCAGAGCGGACTGGGATTCGGCGGCAGCTGCTTCCCCAAGGACATCCGGGCCTTCGCGGCCCGCGCCGCGGAGATCGGAGCCGCCGAGTCGGTGCGGATCCTGCACGAGATCGACCGGATCAACCTCCGGCAGCGGCAGCGCGCCGTCGACCGCGCACGGGAGCTTCTCGGCGGGACGTTCGCCGGCCGCCGCGTGGCGGTCCTCGGCGCCTCGTTCAAGCCCGACAGCGACGACGTGCGTGACTCGCCGGCCCTGGCCGTCGCCGCCGCCGTCCAACGGGAGGGGGCCGAAGTCCGGGTCCACGACCCGCAGGCGCTCGACAACGCGCGGGCCGCCTTCCCCGAACTGACCTACGCCCCGGACATCCCCAAGGTCTGCGAAGACGCCGACCTGGTGCTGCACCTGACTCCCTGGCAGGAGTACCGCGAGCTCGATCCCGCGGCGCTCGCCGAGGTGGTGCGCACGCCCGCGCTGCTGGACGCCCGCAACAGCCTGGACCCGCGGCCCTGGTGGTCGGCCGGCTGGAGCGTGTGCGTGCCGGGCCGACCGATGTTGTCCCCGCCTGTGCCGGAGTCCACCCCGGCGTCACCGTCCACGTCACCGTCCACGTCACCGTCCACGTCACCGTCCACGTCACCGTCCACGTCACCGACCGCGTCGGTGTCACCCGATCGAGGAGGAGAACCGTGCATGTCGTCGTGA
- a CDS encoding glycoside hydrolase family 15 protein: MDRYPLIADHGLVGDLQTAALVSSAGVVDWFASPRFDSPSVFASLLDHGRGGFFKLAPTRPDAQAKQLYYPDSAVLITRFTSPDGVCEVVDWMPPILSTTPTDRHTLFRVVRVVRGAVTMAMECRPRFDYARAGHELRLDGEGAAFRSPVAAAYLRAGNFPMTQDGDDVRGETTLRVGDMAGFALTVCAPDGAPPAPMAAEDASESAWGTIHFWQKWVRSSTYQGRWPSAVNRSAITLKLLIYQPTGAPVAAATMGLPEQIGGERNWDYRYTWVRDGSLSVRALLDLGFVEEADKFVHWLGDRLRDRESRTGDPLQIMYRVDGDPTLTETILDHFEGYRGSAPVRVGNAAADQLQLDIYGEAMYAMSEGAVLQRSTGYHGWKGLARTLDWLADSWDRPDEGVWETRGGRKDFTFSRVMSWVAFDRGIALATEFSRPADLERWTKERDTIIEQIMTRGWNAKEQALVQHYGDDSVLDASLLIIPRMGLLTPRDPAWLSTLDAMDRTLVSDSLVYRYDPAASPDGLRGNEGTFSLCSFLYVDALAQAGRIREARYAFEKMLTYSNHVGMFSEEIGPTGEQLGNFPQAFTHLALIMAATSLDKALDEAVNEGRDA; encoded by the coding sequence ATGGACCGCTATCCGCTCATCGCCGACCACGGCCTGGTGGGTGACCTGCAGACCGCTGCGCTCGTCTCCTCGGCCGGTGTCGTGGACTGGTTCGCCTCGCCCCGCTTCGACTCGCCCAGCGTGTTCGCCTCACTGCTCGACCATGGTCGCGGCGGGTTCTTCAAGCTGGCGCCGACCCGTCCGGACGCCCAGGCCAAGCAGCTGTACTACCCCGATTCCGCCGTCCTGATCACGCGGTTCACGTCGCCGGACGGGGTTTGCGAAGTCGTCGACTGGATGCCGCCGATCTTGTCCACGACCCCGACGGACCGGCACACCCTCTTCCGCGTGGTCCGCGTGGTGCGCGGCGCGGTCACGATGGCGATGGAATGCCGTCCGCGTTTCGACTATGCGCGGGCGGGCCACGAGCTCCGGCTCGACGGGGAGGGCGCCGCCTTCCGCTCCCCCGTCGCCGCCGCATACCTGCGGGCAGGCAACTTCCCGATGACCCAGGACGGCGACGACGTCCGCGGCGAGACGACCCTGCGGGTGGGCGACATGGCCGGGTTCGCCCTCACCGTGTGCGCTCCCGACGGCGCCCCGCCCGCGCCGATGGCCGCCGAGGACGCCTCCGAATCCGCCTGGGGCACCATCCACTTCTGGCAGAAGTGGGTGCGAAGCTCGACCTATCAGGGCCGGTGGCCGAGCGCGGTCAACCGTTCCGCGATCACCCTCAAACTCCTGATATACCAGCCCACCGGCGCCCCGGTCGCCGCGGCCACCATGGGTCTGCCGGAGCAGATAGGCGGCGAACGCAACTGGGACTACCGTTACACGTGGGTGCGCGACGGTTCGTTGTCCGTGCGCGCGTTGCTGGACCTCGGTTTCGTCGAGGAGGCCGACAAGTTCGTCCACTGGCTCGGGGACCGGCTGCGCGACCGCGAGAGCCGGACCGGCGACCCGCTGCAGATCATGTACCGGGTCGACGGCGACCCGACGCTGACCGAGACGATCCTGGACCACTTCGAGGGCTACCGCGGTTCGGCGCCGGTCCGCGTCGGCAACGCCGCCGCCGACCAACTCCAGCTGGACATCTACGGCGAAGCGATGTACGCCATGTCCGAGGGCGCCGTGTTGCAGCGCAGCACCGGGTATCACGGCTGGAAGGGGCTGGCGCGAACCCTGGACTGGCTCGCCGACTCCTGGGACCGGCCCGACGAGGGCGTGTGGGAGACCCGCGGCGGGCGCAAGGACTTCACGTTCAGCCGGGTGATGTCGTGGGTCGCGTTCGACCGGGGCATCGCCTTGGCCACCGAGTTCAGCCGCCCCGCGGACCTGGAGCGGTGGACCAAGGAGCGGGACACCATCATCGAGCAGATCATGACGCGCGGCTGGAACGCCAAGGAGCAGGCCCTGGTCCAGCACTACGGCGACGACAGCGTGCTCGACGCCTCCCTGCTGATCATCCCGCGCATGGGACTGCTCACGCCACGCGACCCGGCCTGGCTGTCCACGCTGGACGCGATGGACCGCACGCTGGTGTCCGACAGCCTGGTCTACCGGTACGACCCGGCCGCCTCGCCGGACGGGCTGCGCGGCAACGAGGGCACGTTCAGCCTGTGCAGCTTCCTCTACGTCGACGCGCTCGCTCAGGCAGGCCGGATCCGCGAAGCGCGCTATGCCTTCGAGAAGATGCTCACCTACTCCAACCACGTCGGCATGTTCTCCGAGGAGATCGGCCCGACCGGCGAGCAACTGGGCAACTTCCCGCAGGCCTTCACGCACCTGGCGCTGATCATGGCTGCGACTTCGCTCGACAAGGCACTCGACGAAGCGGTGAACGAGGGCCGGGACGCGTGA
- a CDS encoding fumarylacetoacetate hydrolase family protein, whose amino-acid sequence MMGPTVATATPRPGKIVAIGLNYAAHAAQIGRAIAAAPQIFFKAPSAVIGEGDAIVLPRQSAWVEHEAELGVVIGRRLRRVSGADALAGVAGYCCANDVSARDIQHADGLPDYAKSFDTFCPLGPVVPAASVDPADLEVQCLVNGEVRQRGRTSELLHPVAGLLAHITAAMTLEPGDVVLTGTPAGTGRLCAGDTVTIRIEGVGSLTNPVIAEADPPRGGPAARLPGV is encoded by the coding sequence ATGATGGGCCCGACCGTCGCCACGGCGACACCCCGTCCCGGGAAGATCGTCGCGATCGGCCTGAACTATGCCGCGCACGCCGCCCAGATCGGCCGCGCCATCGCCGCCGCACCCCAGATCTTCTTCAAAGCACCCAGCGCGGTCATCGGCGAAGGCGATGCCATCGTGCTGCCGCGCCAGTCGGCGTGGGTGGAGCACGAAGCCGAACTCGGCGTCGTCATCGGCCGCCGGCTGCGGCGGGTGTCCGGCGCCGACGCGCTGGCCGGCGTCGCAGGCTACTGCTGCGCCAACGACGTCAGCGCCCGCGACATCCAGCACGCCGACGGACTGCCGGACTACGCCAAGTCGTTCGACACCTTCTGCCCGCTGGGCCCGGTCGTCCCGGCGGCGTCGGTGGACCCCGCCGACCTGGAGGTGCAGTGCCTGGTCAACGGCGAAGTGCGGCAGCGCGGGCGGACCTCGGAGCTGCTCCACCCGGTCGCCGGCCTGCTCGCGCACATCACCGCCGCCATGACGTTGGAACCCGGCGACGTCGTCCTGACCGGCACACCCGCCGGCACCGGACGGCTGTGCGCCGGGGACACGGTCACGATCCGGATCGAGGGCGTCGGGTCGTTGACCAACCCGGTGATCGCGGAGGCCGATCCCCCACGCGGCGGGCCGGCGGCGCGGTTGCCGGGGGTGTGA
- a CDS encoding DUF1622 domain-containing protein yields MTYTAFMEHCAQAFEFVGAVVLAVGLATALVLAAVTWRRTSDGGKAFRLLRGFFGGALLLSLEILVAADLLRTVAVSPTLEEAGVLAIIVLIRTFLSFSLEIEIEGVVPWRRATMSGATVARQSIARAKPQNHERDGRP; encoded by the coding sequence GTGACCTACACCGCGTTCATGGAGCACTGCGCCCAGGCGTTCGAGTTCGTGGGAGCGGTCGTCCTCGCCGTGGGCCTCGCCACCGCCCTGGTGCTCGCCGCTGTGACATGGCGTCGGACCTCGGACGGCGGCAAGGCCTTCCGCCTGCTGCGCGGCTTCTTCGGCGGCGCGCTGCTGCTGAGCCTGGAGATCCTGGTCGCCGCGGATCTTCTCAGGACGGTCGCCGTCTCGCCCACGCTCGAGGAGGCGGGCGTGCTGGCGATCATCGTGCTGATCCGCACCTTCCTCAGCTTCTCGCTGGAGATAGAGATCGAGGGCGTCGTCCCCTGGCGCCGCGCCACGATGAGCGGTGCGACTGTCGCCCGCCAGTCGATCGCGCGGGCGAAGCCTCAGAATCATGAGCGTGATGGCCGCCCGTGA
- the cydB gene encoding cytochrome d ubiquinol oxidase subunit II: MAFATFWFILIAVLWTGFFVLEGFDLGVGMLHAVVARDEAGRRAAINTIGPLWDGNEVWLIVAAAAMFAAFPDWYATMFSGFYLAIVLLLAGLIIRGVSFEFRGKIGSRRWRGTWDFLMTAGSLLVPLVIGIALSDLVHGVPIGSDQEYTGNLGDLFTGYSVFGGITITVLCVVHGATFLALKTTGAVRERASLIGRRVAPAAAVAVLGFLAWTHAASGKGVLVNVPELIAIMAAFAAAALTATGREGWSFAATTVAMAATIGSLFVELYPDVMVSSTSPAYNLTVRGAASGEYALKVMTVIVAVLLPVVLLYQAWTYHVFRMRVSAERFQGPEAAHD, translated from the coding sequence ATGGCCTTCGCCACCTTCTGGTTCATCCTCATCGCGGTCCTGTGGACCGGCTTCTTCGTCCTGGAGGGCTTCGACCTCGGGGTGGGCATGCTGCACGCCGTGGTGGCCCGTGACGAGGCCGGCCGGCGGGCCGCCATCAACACCATCGGCCCGTTGTGGGACGGCAACGAAGTCTGGCTCATCGTGGCCGCCGCCGCGATGTTCGCGGCCTTCCCCGACTGGTACGCCACCATGTTCTCAGGGTTCTACCTGGCGATCGTCCTGCTCCTGGCCGGACTGATCATCCGAGGGGTCTCCTTCGAGTTCCGCGGGAAGATCGGCAGCCGGCGCTGGCGCGGCACCTGGGACTTCTTGATGACCGCGGGCAGCCTCCTGGTGCCGCTGGTGATCGGGATCGCGCTCTCCGACCTCGTGCACGGGGTGCCGATCGGGTCGGATCAGGAGTACACCGGGAACCTCGGCGACTTGTTCACCGGCTACTCGGTGTTCGGCGGCATCACCATCACCGTGCTGTGCGTGGTGCACGGCGCGACGTTCCTGGCGCTGAAGACCACGGGCGCGGTGCGCGAACGCGCCAGCCTCATCGGACGGCGGGTGGCGCCGGCCGCCGCGGTGGCCGTGCTGGGGTTCCTCGCCTGGACGCACGCCGCCTCCGGCAAGGGGGTGCTGGTCAACGTGCCGGAACTGATCGCCATCATGGCCGCGTTCGCCGCCGCGGCCCTGACCGCCACCGGCCGCGAGGGATGGTCGTTCGCCGCCACCACCGTCGCGATGGCCGCCACCATCGGCTCGCTGTTCGTGGAGCTCTACCCGGATGTCATGGTCTCCAGCACCAGCCCCGCATACAACCTCACAGTGCGGGGAGCCGCGTCGGGCGAGTACGCACTGAAGGTCATGACGGTGATCGTGGCGGTGCTTCTGCCGGTGGTCCTGCTTTATCAGGCCTGGACCTATCACGTCTTCCGCATGCGGGTGTCCGCCGAGCGCTTCCAGGGCCCGGAAGCCGCGCACGACTGA
- a CDS encoding cytochrome ubiquinol oxidase subunit I — MSQLDLARLQFAMTSIYHFLFVPVTIGLGFLTALLQTGWHRTGSPELLRLTRFFGTVLVIGVAVGVVTGLVQEFQFGMDWSQYSRTVGDVFGAPLAMEGLAAFFLESTFLGLWLFGWDKLPRRVHLATIWAVAFGGALSALFIMAANSWMQHPVGYKINTATGRPQLDDVWALFTNPVFLRGYVHVLLASLVTGSLVMLAVAAWQLRRGTDREAFRPAAKLSLVVLVPALLLAMLVGSELGVTEAKYQPMKIAAAEAQWTTCQPCSFSVFQVGGGNKDQTPTKIFEIPHLLSLLATNHWNGQVVGLNEVETQYQQQYGPGYYVPNVFIQYWSMRVMAYLAAVVLLIGLAGLWLLRRERLYTKTWFLRVATWAVILPFLMNTAGWLLTESGRQPWVVQGLQLTRHGVSPSVDTTTVVISIVVFFLIYAALAVVAAILMTRYARRQLAPPPELDEPVPAVAY; from the coding sequence ATGAGCCAACTCGACCTCGCCCGGCTTCAATTCGCCATGACGTCGATCTATCACTTCCTGTTCGTGCCCGTCACCATCGGCCTGGGGTTCTTGACCGCACTGCTGCAGACCGGCTGGCACCGCACAGGGAGTCCGGAACTGCTGCGCCTGACCAGGTTCTTCGGCACCGTGCTGGTCATCGGCGTCGCGGTCGGCGTGGTCACCGGGCTGGTGCAGGAGTTCCAGTTCGGCATGGACTGGTCGCAGTACTCCCGCACGGTGGGCGACGTGTTCGGCGCACCGCTGGCGATGGAGGGCCTGGCCGCGTTCTTCCTGGAGTCCACGTTCCTCGGTCTGTGGCTGTTCGGCTGGGACAAGCTGCCCAGGCGGGTGCACCTGGCGACGATCTGGGCCGTGGCCTTCGGCGGCGCCCTGTCCGCGCTGTTCATCATGGCCGCCAACTCCTGGATGCAGCACCCGGTCGGCTACAAGATCAACACGGCCACCGGCCGCCCGCAGCTCGACGACGTGTGGGCGCTGTTCACCAACCCGGTCTTCCTGCGCGGGTACGTCCATGTCCTGCTCGCCTCGCTGGTCACCGGATCGCTGGTGATGCTCGCCGTGGCGGCCTGGCAGCTGCGCCGGGGCACCGATCGCGAAGCCTTCCGCCCGGCCGCGAAGCTGTCCCTGGTCGTCCTGGTGCCCGCGCTGCTGCTCGCGATGCTGGTCGGCAGCGAACTGGGGGTGACCGAGGCGAAGTACCAGCCGATGAAGATCGCGGCCGCCGAGGCCCAGTGGACGACCTGCCAGCCCTGTTCGTTCTCCGTGTTCCAGGTCGGCGGCGGGAACAAGGACCAGACTCCCACGAAGATCTTCGAGATCCCGCACCTGCTCTCGCTGCTGGCCACCAACCACTGGAACGGGCAGGTCGTGGGCCTCAACGAGGTCGAGACCCAATACCAGCAGCAGTACGGGCCCGGATACTACGTGCCCAACGTGTTCATCCAGTACTGGTCGATGCGCGTGATGGCCTACCTGGCCGCCGTCGTGCTGCTGATCGGGCTGGCCGGCCTGTGGCTGCTGCGCCGCGAGCGTCTGTACACGAAGACCTGGTTCCTCCGCGTGGCCACGTGGGCGGTGATCCTGCCCTTCCTGATGAACACCGCCGGCTGGCTGCTCACCGAGAGCGGCCGGCAGCCCTGGGTCGTGCAGGGCCTGCAGCTGACCAGACACGGCGTGTCGCCGTCGGTGGACACCACGACCGTCGTGATCAGCATCGTCGTGTTCTTCCTCATCTACGCCGCGCTGGCCGTGGTCGCCGCGATCCTCATGACCCGCTACGCGCGCAGACAGCTGGCGCCGCCGCCCGAGCTCGACGAACCCGTCCCCGCCGTCGCCTACTGA